From one Streptomyces sp. ICC1 genomic stretch:
- a CDS encoding S8 family serine peptidase, whose translation MDVSGAPWRRERLPHSSGMPAWSMPADGGPGEPLPTALFEGIDSRWAWEGATGDGVRVCVLDSGVEAGHPLVGPVERAWHVVTAEGRVPRVEECEPLDSAGHGTACAGIIRGIAPRVSLSSLKVLGDGRSGSASALIAGLSFAIEEGFDVVSMSLSTTRVEFRDRLGELCDRAYFRRTAVVAAAHNMPIESFPWNFASVISVASHAEPDSMRFYYNAAPPVEFRARGVRVPVASPGGGTVRNTGNSFAAPHMAGIAALVLSKHPWLTPFQLKSVLYHCAANISVQGGGE comes from the coding sequence ATGGATGTGAGCGGCGCGCCCTGGCGGCGCGAGCGGCTGCCTCACTCCTCGGGGATGCCGGCGTGGAGCATGCCGGCCGACGGCGGGCCGGGCGAGCCCCTGCCGACGGCCCTGTTCGAGGGGATCGACTCCCGCTGGGCGTGGGAGGGCGCGACCGGTGACGGCGTACGCGTCTGCGTGCTCGACAGCGGGGTCGAGGCGGGCCATCCGCTGGTCGGGCCGGTCGAGCGGGCGTGGCACGTGGTGACGGCCGAGGGCAGGGTGCCGCGCGTGGAGGAGTGCGAGCCGCTCGACAGCGCCGGGCACGGGACCGCGTGCGCGGGGATCATCCGCGGGATCGCGCCGCGGGTCTCGCTCAGTTCGCTCAAGGTGCTCGGCGACGGGCGGTCCGGCAGCGCCTCGGCGCTGATCGCCGGCCTCTCCTTCGCGATCGAGGAGGGGTTCGACGTCGTCAGCATGAGCCTGTCGACGACCAGGGTCGAATTCCGCGACCGGCTGGGCGAACTGTGCGACCGCGCCTACTTCCGCCGTACGGCCGTGGTGGCGGCCGCGCACAACATGCCGATCGAGAGCTTCCCTTGGAACTTCGCGTCGGTGATCTCGGTGGCCAGCCACGCGGAGCCGGACAGCATGCGCTTCTACTACAACGCCGCGCCGCCGGTCGAGTTCCGTGCCCGGGGGGTGCGCGTGCCGGTGGCGAGCCCGGGCGGCGGCACCGTCCGCAACACCGGCAACAGCTTCGCGGCGCCGCACATGGCCGGCATCGCGGCGCTCGTCCTGAGCAAGCACCCGTGGCTCACGCCGTTCCAGCTCAAGAGCGTCCTGTATCACTGCGCCGCGAACATATCGGTCCAAGGAGGCGGAGAATGA
- a CDS encoding GAF domain-containing protein — protein sequence MKPWPHDLMAVERQLLQSVVSVARYIYGAAASSVFMVSPETGELIFAAVAGEGEQGLVGRRFEPGTGIAGWVAASGQPLITDNVAGTDRFARDAAASTGYVPASIMAAPLIADGECIGVLEVLDRHTRDADSPARELDDIELLGLLATQAALSLALLRRSEQGAGEVPRLGDLVARLSEHAVLDASDPVALSLLSISLNLLDRGAHPSSKTG from the coding sequence ATGAAGCCCTGGCCGCACGATCTCATGGCCGTCGAACGTCAACTGCTGCAGTCCGTCGTCTCGGTGGCCCGGTACATCTACGGAGCCGCCGCGTCCTCGGTGTTCATGGTGAGCCCCGAGACCGGTGAGCTGATCTTCGCGGCGGTCGCGGGCGAGGGCGAACAGGGCCTGGTCGGCCGGCGCTTCGAGCCCGGCACGGGCATCGCCGGCTGGGTGGCGGCCAGCGGGCAGCCCCTGATCACGGACAACGTGGCCGGGACCGACCGGTTCGCCCGCGACGCCGCGGCCTCCACCGGGTACGTTCCCGCGAGCATCATGGCCGCCCCGCTCATCGCGGACGGCGAGTGCATCGGCGTGCTCGAAGTACTGGACCGCCACACGCGCGACGCGGACTCCCCCGCCCGCGAACTCGACGACATCGAACTGCTGGGGCTGCTCGCCACCCAGGCCGCCCTGAGCCTCGCGCTGCTGCGGCGCAGCGAGCAGGGCGCGGGCGAGGTGCCGCGCCTGGGCGATCTGGTGGCGCGGCTGTCGGAGCACGCGGTCCTGGACGCGTCCGATCCCGTGGCCCTCTCGCTGCTGAGCATCTCGCTGAACCTGTTGGACCGGGGTGCGCACCCCAGTTCGAAGACGGGCTGA
- a CDS encoding helix-turn-helix domain-containing protein, with product MVHTAEAEVSSFPELLRFKRVQAGLTQRTLADLSTISPRTIRALESGRVNARMQTVRLLADALRLEGPVRELFVNAGLGSGRQGPTGADPCLAVPRSVNALLGRDVEVRAMVGALESDDRRMISISGLPGVGKSRVLAEVAARLSSRRGWPVLWIGAGTSALDGHGTSFGSLLKPLRLLVESGAEDVSAVCRLIGRQEVLLVLDGVADARRPVGVEELLAYCPGIRVVSASRAPWCVAGVQGTVIPPLATPGPDRDTTRSLDDLICVPSVRLLVDRLSEVRPGFALCRDDAGAVALLCRRLDGLPVALEAAAARFGVLSLRQLADAPAPNLLDLPAPTRPGDVPETLGGLIRSGFEDLDAAPRAILQDLVRFDRALTVSEAAEALDRPLNQVVDDLSTLLGRGLVRASHDEAQTRLHLPNLLRAALTRR from the coding sequence ATGGTCCACACTGCCGAGGCCGAGGTGTCGTCGTTCCCCGAGCTGCTCCGCTTCAAGCGCGTGCAGGCCGGGCTGACCCAGCGCACGCTCGCCGACCTCTCGACGATCAGCCCGCGCACGATACGGGCCCTGGAGTCGGGGCGGGTGAACGCGCGGATGCAGACCGTCCGCCTGCTCGCGGACGCCCTGCGGCTCGAGGGACCGGTGCGGGAGCTCTTCGTCAACGCGGGTCTGGGCAGCGGGCGGCAGGGTCCGACCGGAGCCGATCCGTGCCTCGCCGTGCCCCGGTCCGTCAACGCCCTCCTCGGCCGCGACGTCGAGGTGCGGGCGATGGTGGGCGCCCTGGAATCGGATGACCGCCGCATGATCTCGATCTCCGGGCTTCCGGGGGTGGGCAAGTCGCGGGTGCTCGCGGAGGTGGCGGCCCGGCTGAGTTCGCGCCGCGGGTGGCCGGTGCTGTGGATCGGGGCGGGCACCTCGGCCCTCGACGGTCACGGCACCTCGTTCGGCTCCTTGCTGAAGCCGCTGCGCCTGCTCGTCGAATCGGGTGCGGAGGACGTGTCCGCGGTCTGCCGGCTCATCGGCCGGCAGGAGGTGCTGCTCGTGCTCGACGGGGTCGCCGACGCGCGCAGACCCGTCGGCGTGGAGGAACTGCTGGCGTACTGTCCGGGGATCCGGGTGGTCAGCGCGTCACGCGCGCCGTGGTGCGTGGCGGGGGTGCAGGGGACCGTGATCCCGCCGCTGGCCACGCCGGGGCCGGACCGGGACACGACGAGGTCGCTGGACGACCTCATCTGCGTGCCGTCGGTACGGCTGCTCGTGGACAGGCTCTCCGAGGTCCGGCCGGGGTTCGCGCTCTGCCGGGACGACGCCGGGGCGGTGGCGCTGCTGTGCCGCAGGCTGGACGGCCTGCCCGTGGCACTGGAGGCGGCGGCGGCGAGGTTCGGCGTGCTGAGCTTGAGGCAGCTCGCGGACGCGCCCGCGCCGAACCTCCTCGATCTGCCGGCGCCGACGCGGCCCGGGGACGTTCCGGAGACGCTCGGCGGTCTGATCCGCTCCGGCTTCGAGGACCTGGACGCCGCTCCCCGCGCGATCCTTCAGGACCTGGTGCGCTTCGACCGGGCGCTGACGGTCTCCGAGGCCGCCGAAGCCCTGGACCGGCCGCTGAACCAGGTGGTGGACGACCTGAGCACGCTGCTGGGCCGCGGCCTCGTCCGGGCCTCGCACGACGAGGCCCAGACGCGCCTGCACCTGCCGAACCTGCTGCGGGCGGCACTGACCCGGCGGTGA
- a CDS encoding S9 family peptidase — protein sequence MTTEAVPLIPHSVLFGNPSYLVPEVSPDGTRLLFLAPDDGVLNVWVAPVDRPDEAKAVTHDRGRGIRTYGLCHDDRTLFYLRDENGDESWRVHLVDLVSGEERCATPFDGVQARVLAHNRWHPNTVLIGLNKDRPGLHDVYSLDLLTDRLTKIAENPGYLSWIIDTDLRIRGGTAMKPDGGLSVFLDPPDGEDGEDGRGGPGTAPPWLDVPYEDALGTRVIGFARDGATCHLLSSIGANAGRLFEVEVATGRRTLLAQDPVYDVKQVETDPVTRRPQAVLFAKDRDEWVFLDEEFGKDIGRIRGELALRDVDGEVYIDRTDRSGRLWTVSVVTGAGPVLYYVYDRADGGLRYLFSHQEELERYRLARMEPFEFTARDGVTVHGYVTWPPGAERGGLPAVVNVHGGPWARHTFAFDEEAQLLANRGYACVQVNFRGSTGYGKHFRNLGAKQWGAAMQTDLLDALAYFVADGRIDASRVAIMGCSYGGYAALVGAAFTPEVFTCAIDLCGPSNLLTMLAAGAPYRTPLRSFMSAQVGDPETDRDMLWERSPLSRVDDIRIPILVVQGANDVRVPRAEAEQIVAALAAKGLAHEYLLFPDEGHGLARPANRQAYYAAVERFLAAHMG from the coding sequence GTGACGACTGAAGCCGTACCGCTGATCCCGCACTCCGTCCTGTTCGGCAACCCGTCGTACCTCGTGCCCGAGGTCTCCCCGGACGGGACCCGGCTGCTCTTCCTGGCGCCGGACGACGGGGTGCTGAACGTCTGGGTGGCGCCGGTGGACCGGCCGGACGAGGCGAAGGCCGTCACGCACGACCGGGGCCGCGGCATCCGGACGTACGGCCTGTGCCACGACGACCGCACCCTGTTCTACCTGCGCGACGAGAACGGCGACGAGAGCTGGCGGGTGCACCTCGTCGACCTGGTCTCCGGCGAGGAGCGCTGCGCCACACCCTTCGACGGTGTCCAGGCGCGGGTGCTCGCGCACAACCGGTGGCACCCGAACACCGTGCTGATCGGGCTGAACAAGGACCGGCCGGGACTGCACGACGTCTACAGCCTGGACCTGCTGACGGACCGGCTCACGAAGATCGCGGAGAACCCCGGATACCTGAGCTGGATCATCGACACCGACCTGCGGATCCGCGGCGGCACCGCGATGAAGCCCGACGGCGGCCTGTCCGTCTTCCTCGACCCGCCGGACGGGGAGGACGGGGAGGACGGACGCGGCGGCCCGGGCACCGCGCCGCCGTGGCTCGACGTGCCCTACGAGGATGCCTTGGGGACGCGGGTCATCGGCTTCGCGCGCGACGGCGCCACCTGCCACCTCCTGTCCTCCATCGGGGCCAACGCCGGCCGCCTGTTCGAGGTGGAGGTCGCGACCGGGCGGCGGACCCTGCTCGCGCAGGACCCGGTGTACGACGTCAAGCAGGTCGAGACGGACCCGGTCACCCGCCGGCCGCAAGCGGTGCTCTTCGCCAAGGACCGCGACGAATGGGTCTTCCTCGACGAGGAGTTCGGCAAGGACATCGGGCGGATCCGCGGCGAGCTCGCGCTCCGGGACGTCGACGGCGAGGTCTACATCGACCGCACCGACCGCTCCGGACGGCTGTGGACGGTCTCGGTGGTGACCGGGGCCGGCCCGGTCCTCTACTACGTGTACGACCGGGCGGACGGCGGGCTCCGGTACCTCTTCAGCCACCAGGAGGAGCTCGAACGGTACCGGCTGGCCAGGATGGAGCCCTTCGAGTTCACCGCGCGCGACGGGGTCACGGTGCACGGGTACGTGACCTGGCCGCCCGGCGCCGAACGCGGCGGCCTGCCCGCGGTGGTGAACGTGCACGGAGGTCCGTGGGCCCGCCACACCTTCGCCTTCGACGAGGAGGCGCAGCTGCTGGCCAACCGCGGCTACGCGTGCGTCCAGGTCAACTTCCGGGGCTCCACGGGCTACGGCAAGCACTTCCGCAACCTGGGAGCCAAGCAGTGGGGTGCCGCGATGCAGACCGATCTGCTCGACGCGCTCGCCTACTTCGTCGCCGACGGCAGAATCGACGCCTCACGGGTGGCGATCATGGGCTGCTCGTACGGGGGGTACGCCGCGCTGGTCGGCGCGGCGTTCACGCCCGAGGTGTTCACCTGCGCGATAGACCTCTGCGGTCCGTCGAACCTGCTGACGATGCTGGCGGCCGGAGCGCCCTACCGGACCCCGCTGCGGTCCTTCATGTCCGCCCAGGTCGGGGATCCGGAAACCGACCGGGACATGCTGTGGGAGCGGTCGCCGCTCTCGCGGGTCGACGACATCCGCATCCCGATCCTGGTGGTCCAGGGCGCGAACGACGTCCGCGTGCCCCGGGCCGAGGCCGAGCAGATCGTCGCGGCGCTGGCGGCCAAGGGGCTCGCGCACGAGTACCTGCTGTTCCCCGACGAGGGCCACGGGCTGGCCAGACCCGCCAACCGGCAGGCCTACTACGCCGCCGTCGAGCGGTTCCTGGCCGCGCACATGGGGTGA
- a CDS encoding FAD-dependent monooxygenase: MTKAVVLGGGFAGVLVAKVLSRHVDEVTVVEGGRYPVGPAPRPGLPQAFHSHVLVTAGAEALETLLPGTLDVLLARGAHRRGLPDGALILSAEGWFSRHETGAFMVSCSRWLMDHVIRERALADGTVSVREGTRVLGLAADASRVTGVVVAGEDGSARTVRADIVVDATGRRSRAGRWLAAIGLPDVEEEVVDPGLAYSTRIYRAPAGLAADIPAIMVHPGPENGRPGYGATLFPIEDGRWIFTLTGTRAATPPTDERGFTDCARTLRSPIAAELLAAAEPLGTVRPFRATANRRRYFERLPVPEGFLVVGDALTAVNPVYSHGMSVALLGAVRLDRELERRGAAPSVLPGVQAAVAEVAATSWRMATEQDRARAAANGSGNGSGNGSAAVSDAGRRMRARVSKAVLTSPALMTQLFRSQTLVSSPAAARGPGPSAGSHPPLDTDEAVAQFPVLREWWVSERRNQPPTREENRDD; this comes from the coding sequence ATGACGAAGGCCGTCGTCCTCGGCGGCGGCTTCGCCGGCGTCCTGGTGGCCAAGGTGCTCTCCCGGCACGTCGACGAGGTCACCGTGGTCGAGGGCGGCCGGTACCCGGTGGGCCCGGCGCCCCGGCCGGGGCTGCCCCAGGCGTTCCACAGCCACGTGCTCGTGACCGCCGGGGCCGAAGCCCTGGAAACGCTGCTCCCGGGCACGCTGGACGTACTGCTCGCCCGGGGAGCGCACCGGCGGGGCCTCCCGGACGGCGCGCTGATCCTGAGCGCGGAGGGCTGGTTCAGCCGCCACGAGACCGGCGCCTTCATGGTCTCGTGCAGCCGCTGGCTCATGGACCACGTCATCCGGGAACGGGCCCTGGCGGACGGCACGGTGTCGGTGCGGGAGGGCACCCGGGTGCTGGGACTCGCCGCGGACGCGTCACGGGTGACCGGGGTCGTGGTCGCGGGCGAGGACGGCTCCGCGCGGACCGTGCGCGCCGACATCGTGGTGGACGCGACGGGCCGGCGGTCCAGGGCCGGACGCTGGCTGGCGGCGATCGGCCTGCCCGACGTCGAGGAAGAGGTCGTCGACCCGGGCCTCGCGTACTCCACCCGGATCTACCGGGCGCCGGCCGGCCTCGCCGCCGACATCCCGGCGATCATGGTGCACCCGGGCCCGGAGAACGGCCGGCCGGGGTACGGTGCGACGCTGTTCCCCATCGAGGACGGCCGGTGGATCTTCACCCTGACCGGCACGCGCGCCGCCACGCCACCGACCGACGAGCGGGGATTCACGGACTGCGCCCGTACGCTGCGTTCGCCGATCGCGGCGGAGCTGCTGGCCGCGGCCGAACCCCTGGGCACCGTACGGCCGTTCCGCGCCACCGCGAACCGCAGGAGGTACTTCGAACGGCTGCCGGTGCCCGAGGGCTTCCTGGTCGTCGGGGACGCGCTGACCGCGGTGAACCCCGTCTACTCACACGGGATGTCGGTCGCCCTGCTCGGCGCCGTGCGACTGGACCGGGAGCTGGAGCGGCGCGGCGCCGCGCCCTCGGTCCTCCCCGGGGTCCAGGCCGCCGTGGCCGAAGTGGCCGCCACTTCCTGGCGGATGGCGACGGAACAGGACCGGGCGCGGGCCGCCGCGAACGGGTCCGGGAACGGGTCCGGGAACGGATCGGCGGCCGTGTCCGACGCCGGACGGCGGATGCGGGCCAGGGTGTCCAAGGCCGTGCTCACCAGCCCGGCGCTGATGACACAGCTGTTCCGCTCCCAGACGCTGGTCTCCTCACCGGCCGCCGCCCGGGGGCCGGGGCCGTCCGCCGGCTCGCACCCGCCGCTCGACACCGACGAGGCGGTCGCACAGTTCCCCGTGCTCCGCGAGTGGTGGGTCTCGGAGCGCCGAAATCAGCCACCCACCCGGGAAGAGAACCGTGACGACTGA
- a CDS encoding PqqD family protein gives MSLHISDAVIWQETPDGISLYHSESGDFRTLNSTAAQIWALVESDGDRETVIRNLSLLFAGHNAVMTARIRAEVDAFISSMVEADLLQETDAETRSEPAARS, from the coding sequence ATGTCCCTGCACATCAGTGACGCGGTGATCTGGCAGGAGACCCCGGACGGGATCTCGCTCTACCACAGCGAGTCGGGCGACTTCCGCACCCTGAACTCGACCGCCGCCCAGATCTGGGCGCTCGTGGAGAGCGACGGCGACCGGGAGACGGTCATCAGGAACCTGTCGCTCCTGTTCGCGGGCCACAACGCCGTGATGACGGCCCGCATCCGCGCGGAAGTGGACGCGTTCATCAGCTCCATGGTCGAAGCCGATCTGCTCCAGGAGACGGACGCCGAGACGCGGAGCGAGCCGGCCGCGCGGTCATGA
- the stsB gene encoding StsB family radical SAM/SPASM domain sactipeptide maturase, producing the protein MRGKLVRNLSLFEVPKDLTYFVHDEDHLVVNPEVAARCVLTGAEFRILRTLAAAQAGGEQAVLEQSVETERVLAKLILNWIVYFNGNRPQVKLGEPPLGTAYYAITDGCNLRCPYCYASSEKCLPGELDTAESLDLVSQIAAFGAKTLIFTGGEPMLRKDLFQIVEHAKNSGLKVNIITNATMIRTEATAKRFAELFDAVTVSLDGGTAATHDRTRGKGAFDKTHRAIRLLNAEGVAPAINHIVTSDNVDELEDFASFLDGIEIHSVRLMNHNDLGRGVGDDYDFGWQDHLRVQQLVWTSPVAGKFKPDGPRPVSPCSVKGNCGMGGNEIYVNSLGDVYPCKLVTGKGEFAGNIRKQPLSEIFASPVLRSMRTSTVYGGEFHSDCEKCYIKANCGGGCRAAHMSESGDLRRNSRHLCRILRHGVTTQLWTETGVTRAELALKDLEMTVPRLVATGEVHEVHEQWKTYVRPPAPVPAIKVGELIPIMPVNRRLGDVPAHQ; encoded by the coding sequence ATGCGCGGGAAACTGGTCCGGAACCTGTCGTTGTTCGAGGTGCCGAAGGACCTGACCTACTTTGTGCACGACGAGGACCACCTCGTGGTCAACCCGGAGGTGGCCGCCCGGTGCGTCCTGACCGGAGCCGAGTTCCGGATCCTCCGGACCCTGGCCGCCGCCCAGGCCGGCGGGGAGCAGGCGGTACTCGAGCAGAGCGTCGAGACGGAACGCGTCCTCGCCAAGCTCATCTTGAACTGGATCGTGTACTTCAACGGCAACAGGCCCCAGGTCAAACTCGGTGAACCGCCCCTGGGCACCGCGTACTACGCCATCACGGACGGCTGCAACCTGCGCTGCCCCTACTGCTACGCGTCGTCCGAGAAGTGCCTGCCCGGCGAGCTCGACACCGCCGAGTCCTTGGACCTGGTCTCGCAGATCGCCGCCTTCGGCGCCAAGACCCTCATTTTCACCGGCGGCGAGCCGATGCTCCGCAAGGACCTGTTCCAGATCGTCGAGCACGCCAAGAACAGCGGCCTGAAGGTCAACATCATCACCAACGCGACGATGATCCGGACCGAGGCGACGGCGAAGCGGTTCGCCGAGCTGTTCGACGCCGTCACGGTGAGCCTCGACGGAGGCACGGCCGCCACGCACGACCGGACCCGCGGCAAGGGCGCGTTCGACAAGACCCACCGGGCGATCCGGCTGCTCAACGCCGAGGGCGTGGCGCCGGCCATCAACCACATCGTCACCTCGGACAACGTCGACGAGCTGGAAGACTTCGCGTCGTTCCTCGACGGGATCGAGATCCACAGCGTCCGCCTGATGAACCACAACGACCTGGGCCGGGGCGTCGGCGACGACTACGACTTCGGATGGCAGGACCACCTGAGGGTGCAGCAGCTCGTCTGGACCTCGCCCGTGGCCGGCAAGTTCAAGCCGGACGGGCCGAGGCCGGTGTCCCCGTGCTCGGTCAAGGGCAACTGCGGGATGGGCGGGAACGAGATCTACGTCAACTCCCTCGGCGACGTCTACCCGTGCAAGCTCGTCACGGGCAAGGGGGAGTTCGCCGGCAACATCAGGAAGCAGCCGCTGTCCGAGATCTTCGCCAGTCCGGTGCTGCGCTCGATGCGCACGAGCACCGTGTACGGCGGGGAGTTCCACTCCGACTGCGAGAAGTGCTACATCAAGGCGAACTGCGGCGGCGGCTGCCGGGCCGCGCACATGTCGGAGTCCGGGGACCTGCGGCGCAACAGCCGCCACCTGTGCCGGATCCTGCGGCACGGCGTCACCACGCAGCTGTGGACGGAAACCGGGGTGACCCGCGCGGAACTCGCCCTGAAGGACCTCGAGATGACGGTTCCCCGCCTGGTCGCCACCGGTGAGGTCCACGAGGTCCACGAGCAGTGGAAGACCTACGTCCGCCCGCCCGCGCCCGTACCCGCGATCAAGGTCGGCGAACTGATTCCCATCATGCCGGTGAACAGGAGGCTGGGCGATGTCCCTGCACATCAGTGA
- a CDS encoding StsA-related sactipeptide RiPP, whose protein sequence is MTFNALESLRAAGVLGGTMAPALEEFYASLTPEETKVLISTKNRLAAILPDVVAHSQDWTAPEATKEGFDAAMLCACGLWSGSGQAEN, encoded by the coding sequence ATGACCTTCAACGCCCTGGAGTCCCTCCGTGCCGCCGGCGTCCTCGGCGGCACGATGGCGCCCGCTCTCGAGGAGTTCTACGCCAGCCTGACCCCCGAGGAGACCAAGGTCCTCATCTCGACCAAGAACCGCCTTGCGGCGATCCTGCCCGACGTGGTGGCGCACTCCCAGGACTGGACCGCGCCCGAGGCCACGAAGGAAGGCTTCGACGCGGCCATGCTCTGTGCGTGCGGCCTCTGGTCGGGGTCCGGCCAGGCCGAGAACTGA
- a CDS encoding BTAD domain-containing putative transcriptional regulator translates to MNPTGLGIVHISLLPGFVCRTDQRIADLSDIQQRLVAALVLSDRPVRRGDLAARLWPDAPPARAGARLRQTLWRLNQATAGGLLRASHTTITLADHVEVDYRTAAALISTASGAGGAQVSGDRLPHAWSVLRHPLLTDWDDDWLVPFQEKWKLQRVQTLEHLAEKFLQRRQHSAVLELADAATQADPLREGPRRIAVQSCLCVGEVADAHRRYRRYRELLFSELGVAPSGAIPQLLRQDRERQLALTAEY, encoded by the coding sequence ATGAATCCCACCGGCTTAGGCATCGTGCACATCTCGCTGCTGCCAGGCTTCGTCTGCCGCACCGATCAGCGGATCGCCGATCTCAGCGACATCCAGCAGCGGCTCGTCGCGGCCCTCGTGCTCAGCGACCGCCCGGTGCGGCGCGGCGACCTCGCCGCGCGGCTGTGGCCCGATGCACCGCCCGCACGGGCGGGAGCCCGGTTGCGCCAGACCCTGTGGCGCCTGAACCAGGCCACGGCCGGGGGCCTGCTCCGCGCCTCGCACACCACGATCACCCTCGCCGACCACGTCGAAGTGGACTACCGGACGGCGGCCGCGCTGATCTCGACGGCCTCCGGGGCGGGCGGGGCCCAGGTGAGCGGCGACCGGCTGCCGCACGCGTGGAGCGTGCTGCGCCACCCGCTGCTGACCGACTGGGACGACGACTGGCTCGTGCCGTTCCAGGAGAAGTGGAAGCTGCAGCGCGTCCAGACGCTGGAGCACCTCGCCGAGAAGTTCCTCCAGCGTAGGCAGCACTCCGCGGTGCTGGAACTGGCCGACGCCGCGACCCAGGCCGACCCCCTGCGGGAGGGCCCGCGGCGCATCGCCGTCCAATCGTGCCTGTGCGTCGGCGAGGTGGCCGACGCCCACCGCCGCTACCGCCGTTACCGCGAGCTGCTGTTCTCGGAACTGGGCGTGGCGCCGAGCGGCGCGATCCCCCAACTCCTGAGACAGGACCGCGAGAGACAGCTCGCCCTGACGGCGGAGTACTGA
- a CDS encoding PhzF family phenazine biosynthesis protein — protein MRYHHVDVFTGRPYGGNSLAVFPDADALSGSQMQAITRELRHFESVFLIRDGATERTRRARVFDLAEELDFAGHPLIGAAAVLHALYGTADREAWSLRLPARTVEVATERLGPGRYASLLDQGAAVFLGRPDPHGLAALFALEPADLDPALPPEVVSTGLRYLVLPVRGDALARARVTAPLDGPLARLGAQFAYLLDAAALEGRHWNNDGILEDTATGSGAGCAAAYLRRHGRIGAGERTLLHQGRFTGRPSEMTVSADGHGRDISSVRVGGGVVLVADGCLHELPPV, from the coding sequence GTGCGCTATCACCACGTCGATGTCTTCACCGGGCGTCCCTACGGGGGCAACAGCCTCGCGGTCTTCCCCGACGCCGATGCGCTGAGCGGCTCGCAGATGCAGGCCATCACCCGGGAGCTGCGGCACTTCGAGTCCGTCTTCCTCATCCGGGACGGAGCAACGGAGCGCACCCGGCGGGCGCGCGTCTTCGACCTCGCCGAGGAGCTGGACTTCGCCGGCCACCCCCTCATCGGCGCCGCCGCCGTCCTGCACGCGCTGTACGGCACCGCGGACCGCGAGGCCTGGAGCCTGCGCCTGCCGGCCCGGACGGTGGAGGTCGCCACCGAACGCCTCGGACCGGGCCGGTACGCGAGCCTCCTCGACCAGGGCGCCGCCGTGTTCCTCGGCCGGCCCGACCCGCACGGCCTCGCCGCCCTGTTCGCCCTCGAACCGGCCGACTTGGACCCCGCCCTGCCCCCGGAGGTCGTCTCCACCGGCCTGCGCTACCTGGTGCTCCCCGTACGCGGTGACGCCCTGGCCCGGGCACGCGTCACCGCTCCGCTCGACGGGCCCCTGGCCCGCCTCGGGGCCCAGTTCGCCTACCTCCTCGACGCCGCCGCCCTGGAGGGGCGGCACTGGAACAACGACGGGATCCTCGAAGACACCGCCACCGGCAGCGGTGCGGGCTGCGCCGCCGCCTATCTGCGCCGCCACGGCCGCATCGGCGCCGGCGAGCGGACCCTCCTGCACCAGGGGCGCTTCACCGGCCGCCCCAGCGAGATGACCGTCAGCGCGGACGGCCACGGCCGGGACATCAGCTCGGTGCGCGTCGGCGGGGGCGTAGTCCTCGTCGCGGACGGGTGCCTCCACGAGCTTCCGCCGGTGTAG